A genomic stretch from Styela clava chromosome 5, kaStyClav1.hap1.2, whole genome shotgun sequence includes:
- the LOC120344957 gene encoding nondiscriminating glutamyl-tRNA synthetase EARS2, mitochondrial-like has translation MFYKSWLLNICNHRFTCKTYQRCRRFSISSHLWNVRVRFAPSPTGFLHIGGLRTALLNYLFVKSQKGGGQFIIRIEDTDQSRIVPGVVENLLNQLKWAGITPDEGPGIGGDFGPYVQSERLDIYEKYANQLLDNGIAYKCFCSERRLEILRRDQMQRKERSRYDNRCRNLSESEIEEKLDLGMPYVLRLKLQNDIRSFEDILNGEIKHDVASIEGDPVIYKSDRYPTYHLANIVDDHLMKITHVLRGQEWMMSTVKHVMLYEAFGWKPPQYAHLPLLLNEDGRKLSKRQGDVYVEQYREGGYHAASILNFLAHYGAGFTESSGIIFGDEVATPTKVLDIMAKEFSMEKVGVNNSIVSFSKLGEYNSTILKHLLSDERSINCMIEELRKYVLEKYGESNILNKMSNDEQKNEYIDRVLSIRKNHITVLKDLISEEYNYVWIRPSIPHEEIQEDMMKFVLNICSFLEDINVDGLSKEVITPRIRDIQAKAKLKIAPAMTLLRYLLSGRKQGPAVAEIICILGKTESVARLKKIQQFHNKSPSLAKM, from the exons ATGTTTTACAAATCTTGGCTTCTAAATATCTGTAATCATAGATTTACATGCAAAACTTATCAACGATGTCGTAGATTTTCTATTTCATCTCACCTCTGGAATGTCCGTGTTAGATTTGCACCCTCACCAAcag GTTTTCTGCATATCGGTGGACTGAGAACTGCTTTACTCAATTACTTATTTGTGAAATCCCAAAAAG GTGGTGGTCAGTTTATCATCAGGATTGAAGATACTGATCAATCAAGAATTGTGCCTGGTGTCgtagaaaatttattaaatcaaTTAAAATGGGCTGGAATAACACCAGATGAAGGACCAGGAATTGGGGGAGACTTCGGACCTTATGTACAAAGTGAAAGATTGGATATATATGAAAA GTACGCAAATCAACTTTTAGACAATGGAATTGCGTATAAATGTTTTTGCAGTGAAAGAAGATTGGAGATATTGAGAAGGGATCAAATGCAGAGAAAAGAACGTAGTCG aTATGACAACAGGTGTAGAAATTTGTCAGAATCCGAGATTGAAGAAAAGCTAGATCTTGGAATGCCTTATGTCTTGCGTCTGAAGCTTCAGAATGATATTAGATCTTTTGAGGATATATTAAATGGTGAGATAAAGCACGATGTTGCCAGTATTGAAGGGGATCCTGTAATATACAAATCAGACAG GTATCCAACATATCATCTGGCAAACATTGTTGATGATCATTTGATGAAAATAACCCATGTATTACGGGGCCAAGAATGGATGATGTCAACTGTGAAACATGTAATGCTATATGAAGCATTCGGTTGGAAACCACCACAATATGCACATCTTCCATTGCTTTTGAATGAAGACGGCAGGAAATTGTCTAAAAGGCAG GGTGATGTGTATGTGGAGCAATATCGTGAGGGTGGATACCATGCCGCatcgattttaaattttttagctCATTATGGTGCTGGATTCACAGAAAGTTCTGGAATAATATTCGGTGATGAAGTTGCAACTCCAACGAAAGTTTTAGATATAATGGCAAAAGAATTTTCAATGGAAAAG GTCGGAgtgaataattcaattgtaagTTTCTCAAAGCTTGGTGAATACAACTCAACAATTTTAAAGCATTTACTGTCAGATGAAAGAAGCATAAATTGTATGATAGAAGAATTAAG GAAGTATGTTTTGGAGAAGTATGGAGAAAgcaatatattgaataaaatgtcTAATGATgagcaaaaaaatgaatatatcgaTAGAGTTCTCTCAATCAGAAAG AATCACATAACAGTTCTCAAGGATTTAATCAGTGAAGAATATAATTATGTTTGGATTCGTCCTTCTATTCCACACGAGGAAATTCAagaagatatgatgaaatttgttCTAAATATTTGCAG TTTTCTAGAAGACATTAATGTTGACGGTTTATCTAAAGAAGTGATCACTCCAAGGATTCGTGATATTCAGGCTAAGGCGAAGTTGAAAATTGCTCCCGCCATGACATTGTTAAGATATTTATTAAGTGGACGGAAA CAAGGACCTGCAGTTGCAGAAATTATTTGCATTCTTGGAAAAACGGAATCCGTAGCACGATTGAAGAAGATACAACAGTTTCATAATAAATCACCGTCACTGGCAAAAATGTGA
- the LOC120344848 gene encoding RAB6-interacting golgin-like produces MSDWVGFTDADLRRMKSDGNRSAGAKVAKPLTGGAKAKQGSILGQKVQKRQSSKTTPRVQKEHGDVPSEAMLSQAANEESSKKNLPSKVTTPTDNTPLHGKTCTPPIESTDKSANDTVESEEPEILEDAEVIKEKEKIKLEDIQQRQKQMEEKNKRKKTMLTKAIAERKKRAFAESTKLVKIQAELTKLDGMLNYDVSLLRDRIDEACVDYNHAQKRFDKAEAEYISAKMNLHKATQMKEELTEHLFHLIQLNEERKANKLEELMQKLELDESEEIAVEAESSQTDSKVSTESTADNNKDVEVEPSNSSPDLTQSSGVNETNDNIEVKPKEADEIK; encoded by the exons atgaGTGACTGGGTGGGATTTACTGACGCTGATTTACGAAGAATGAAAAGCGATGGAAATCGCTCAGCTGGTGCCAAAGTTGCTAAACCCTTAACTGGCGGTGCCAAAGCGAAACAAGGATCTATCTTGGGCCAAAAGGTTCAAAAAAGGCAAAGCTCTAAAACTACTCCTCGAGTCCAAAAGGAACATGGTGATGTACCCTCGGAAGCAATGCTATCACAAGCTGCTAATGAAGAATCCTCCAAGAAAAACCTACCATCAAAAGTCACAACTCCTACTGATAATACACCATTACATGGGAAGACATGCACTCCACCAATAG AATCTACAGATAAAAGTGCTAATGACACAGTTGAAAGCGAAGAGCCTGAAATTTTAGAAGATGCTGAAGTCATCAAAGA AAAAGAGAAAATCAAACTTGAAGACATCCAACAGAGACAAAAACAAATGGAGGAGAAAAATAAAAGGAAGAAGACAATGCTAACGAAAGCAATTGCAGAGAG aaaaaagaGAGCGTTTGCAGAATCAACAAAACTTGTCAAAATACAAGCCGAACTTACAAAGCTTGATGGCATGTTGAATTATGATGTTTCACTTCTTAGAGATAGAATTGATGAAGCTTGCGTAGATTATAATCATGCACA AAAACGCTTTGATAAAGCAGAAGCGGAATACATAAGTGCAAAAATGAATCTTCACAAGGCAACACAAATGAAAGAAGAATTGACAGAACATCTATTCCATTTAATACAATTAAATGAGGAAAGGAAG GCTAACAAGTTGGAAGAATTAATGCAGAAGCTGGAATTGGACGAGTCTGAAGAAATAGCTGTAGAAGCTGAAAGTTCTCAAACTGATTCAAAGGTTTCAACAGAATCGACTGCCGATAATAATAAAGATGTTGAAGTTGAACCCAGCAATTCATCACCAGATTTAACACAAAGTTCAGGTGTGAATGAAACAAATGATAATATTGAAGTTAAACCCAAAGAAGctgatgaaataaaatag
- the LOC120344284 gene encoding uncharacterized protein LOC120344284, which translates to MSRTKLVKLGPQRSQLNCRNRRQAKVQNTKKRKKRIVVPCKGATWENLNPEKMIVIREEDKKYFGLSGIGFRPTGYIDIDYEVAKYHQKLVCSGSRVNAAILSNKAVELCLKAGLPLTLYNATSGWIQYFLKRCACVRAHLQQLRSNEASFTEDEETVQTLETPLCKCSKPNIVPQQPASLLNLFATPASPEPTRCRNCSNDDLSSDSGVSSMSTSTTGASFTDAAASSVECAKLFIPESEVKLYPDDCGLVRTDTAVFRNPRTRLHNIPRTDSFGPKRLRYDYFLPEYCFPELLPSGEVKNFVENFNQSSIDQNYDVDNESYSNLFDLLQSEFS; encoded by the exons ATGTCTAGAACAAAGTTGGTGAAGTTAGGGCCTCAGCGGTCTCAATTAAACTGCCGAAACCGCAGGCAAGCGAAAGTGCAGAATACTAAAAAGCGTAAGAAGCGCATAGTGGTTCCGTGTAAGGGCGCCACATGGGAAAACCTGAATCCCGAAAAGATGATTGTTATACGAGaagaagataaaaaatatttcg GTTTAAGTGGGATTGGTTTTAGACCAACTGGTTATATTGATATTGATTATGAAGTGGCTAAATATCACCAGAAGCTTGTATGCTCTGGAAGTAGAGTCAATGCTGCTATACTTAGTAATAAGGCTGTGGAACTGTGTTTAAAAGCGGGTTTGCCACTGACTTTGTATAATGCAACGTCAGGATGGATACAGTATTTCCTAAAAAGATGTGCTTGTGTTAGAGCACATTTGCAGCAGTTACGGTCAAATGAGGCCTCATTCACTGAAGACGAAGAAACTGTCCAGACACTAGAAACCCCGCTTTGTAAATGCTCCAAACCTAATATT GTTCCGCAACAGCCTGCATCACTTCTCAATCTTTTTGCAACACCTGCTTCTCCAGAG CCTACACGCTGCCGGAATTGTTCCAACGACGATCTGTCATCAGACTCCGGAGTGTCTTCCATGTCTACCTCAACCACTGGTGCAAGTTTTACAGATGCTGCTGCTTCATCAGTTGAATGTGCCAAATTATTCATTCCAGAAAGTGAAGTCAAATTATATCCGGATGATTGTGGATTAGTTCGCACAGACACAGCAGTTTTTCGTAATCCACGGACAAGATTACATAATATTCCACGCACTGACTCTTTTGGGCCAAAAAGGCTTCGTTATGATTATTTTTTACCAGAGTACTGTTTTCCAGAACTGTTGCCCTCCGGGGAAgtgaaaaattttgttgaaaattttaatcaatCATCCATTGATCAAAACTATGACGTTGATAATGAATCATATTCTAATTTATTTGATTTGTTACAAAGTGAATTTTCATGA